The Chryseobacterium sp. G0186 genome includes the window TATGATTCCAGCCATAGCCTAAATTCCGAATCTTATGATAGAGCTTCCAAAATCCGTAACCAGGATGTTCTTCCGAGATTTGCGTTAAGACGAAGATTAATTCTTCATCATTTTTCTTGCTCTTATAACGATAACTACGCCTGCTGATACCAATTGCTAAACAACTTTTCCTTTCACTTAAATTGTAGGTATGACGGATAAAGTTGACAATTTCACGTAAACCAGAAGGCTTTACCACTTTTTGACAAAACATCCTTTAAGGCTTCAATCTCTAAACAGCGTTCTGCATAAAGTTTCTTAAGTTTTGAGTTTTCTGATTCTAATTCTCGCATCTTTTCAATATCTGAACTTTCCATACCCGAATATTTGCTCTTCCAACGATAGAAAGTTCCTTGCGTAATGCCATGATTGCGACAAATTTCAATAACACTCTTTCCCTGTTCCTGTTCTTTTAAGATTCCAAAAACCTGGAGTTCCGAATATTTACTCTTTTTCATATTTAAATTTAAAATTTTTATTGTAAAAATTCTATCTTTAAATGGATACATTTTTAGGGAAGTTTACAATTGTCCGTAATCTATGAATGAGTTTTTATTTATAAATAAGTGAAAAGTGGTAGGTGTTACTTCTATTTTTGAGATAGGACTATTGGAAATAACAAAAGTGGTTTTATCACTTTGTTCATTTTCTTTAAATGACTTCCCTTGTAAACTATTTTTTACAATGCTTTTAAACATCTGAGATGGCATCGAAAATTCCATAAATAAGTTGTCCATATATTCAGTATTTCCTCCAAAGTCAGTTTTTACTCCATCTTTAAAATCAAATTGTATTTTTTTGATATCTTTTCTTTTAGAATTTTCTTTTTTTGTATTTATCTCATAGTCTACAATTCCTGTCCAGATAGGTAAAGGATTTGCATACTTTTCCTTGAAAATTATTATTAAAGTAGAAATTAATTCAGAGAGAGAGCATTTTAATAATAATTCTTCCAAATGTTCTTCTTTATTTATATTCTCCATTGCTTTTGGATCGTACTGTTGCTGATCTAATACAATCGCTCTATATTGTTTTGGTGTTACATAATATAACACTTCATAGTCTTTATCTGTTATCATTTTCACCAACCTTCTTCCAATATTTTAAAGGCAGTATCTATTTTTTTCTCGATAAAAGTACTGAAGTTTACCTTTAAAGATTTAATCTCTCTTTTCGTATCATCTGTCATAGAATAGTCTACTAAATAAATGGTTGGATTGTTCCCATCATCTAAATAAAAAAAATAAAATTGTTCACAACCATTACTTTCTGCAAAGAGCCAAAAAGGACGAGTTAGTTTATTCTTTAATCCTGTTTCTTTAATTTCCTCCTGCATTATTTCATAATGCCAGTCTGAAGAAATCGTTTCCAGATCAGATGTATCCATTATAGGAAGTGCTCCACATGATTCACCGGCTAAAAAAAGAAATTCAGAGTAAGCCGATGGAAATTGTATGTTGAATTTTTGTTCAACCTTTTTTATTAAATTCTCTGATACACCTCTAATTTTCCTAATTCCAATTTTAGGTGTTAACTGTAGTTTTTTTAAATATTGAATATTCATCTTTTTACTTAATTATTTCTAATGACTGTGGACCGACTATAAATTCTAATTTTAGGGTTTTTTCATCAAAAGCGGCGGAATAAAGTGCATCTCCATCGTATGGCTGATTACTAGTAGAGACCATATAAGAAACAATATGCATTTTTTTAAAACTTCCATCAATTTGCATAATATTTCTTAAACTCACATAATTAATTGAGTCAGGATAGAAAACTTCTTGTTTTTTTTCCAAATAATCTTTCAATTTTTTTTCTAAATCTTTATCTGTTATCATTTTCACCAATCTTCTTCCAATATTTTAAAGGCAGTATCTATTTTTTTCTTGATAAAAGTACTGAAGTTTACTTTTAAAGCCTTAGTATCTCTTTTATGGTTTATTTTACATATTTGCTTAGTTGATCATCTTTTAAAAGATAGTTTGTAAAATCCTTAAGATTACTATCCTCCCAAGACTCTCTTGCTAGATTTATGAAATCTTTCTTTGTATGCTCGTCTTTCGCATAACATAGAATAGAAATTAGTGGTAACCATGAAACTTTAATAATTCCTATAATAGATTGAATATTATTTTCATTATTTAAGATTTCTTCAGTAAGAAGATCTTTAAAATTTGAAGATCTTTTTGCAAATACGGCGTAATAGTTCATTTTGCCATGAGGAGGTTTAGACTGATAGAAATTTTTAATTAACTCCTGATCAGACATTTTTTCTATTTCTGGTTTGATTGGTATTATATCATACATATTTATAAATTTTTTTATAGATTCTAATAAGTCTGTGTCGGTTACTTCGTCAAACTCACGGACAATATAATTCAACTCATCTTCGAAATTTAATTTTAATTGTCTGATTATATTATCATGGTTGCCGTTTAATGATTTCACGAAATTTATTTCCTTAGTGTAAGCATTTAACTCTGTCCTTACTCTATAATTTACATCAAATAAAGAACTCATTACTAAAAAACCATTCTCTTGATCATCTAAGAAATGTACATACTCATGTTCCCAAGCAGAGATAGAAGCATTCTCATTAACAATAATTTGACCAGGTTTTCCTTTTGATAACCCTGGAGGATACCCTAATGATTCATCCGACCTGAAAATTAATTCTACTCCTTTATTTTTAAGATCAAGTGTAATTTGTTTTAATCTTTCAGGATGAGATCTAGATGCAGGACCTAAAATATCTGCTACCGGATCTGCAATAGAATTGAAATAATTACTCCTTATTTTATTTCTAGTATCATTTCTGGAATTCAAAAGAGTTTAAAAGATAGTCCTCCAGCTGAGAATAGGTAGCCGGAGAACTTTCTAATCTTTTTATAATTAAGGCATATCTTGTTAGATAAAAGTCTTTCTTCATGGTAAATTTTGTAAGACAAATATATGCGCTTAATGCGACAAAACGTGTCGTGTTTTATTTTTTTGAAGAGGTACTATTGAAAATTAATATCATTGTATTTTCTATAATCCGAGTATTTTATACTTCTTCTTCATCTTCCCATTCCTCAGCATAGCCATGTGATGTTAAAGTAAAAAGTACTTCTCCTTTTTCAGCATCTACAATAACAAAGTGAGGAATGGGTTCTGGGTAACCTTCAATGTCATAATTGACAACAAAAGTATTTCGTTTAGAGTCTTCATATTTTCCATATCCAATCCTTTTTTGTTCCTCATAACGAACCTTATCTTTTTCAACAATAAAAACATAATCTCTTTTTCGATCTTGTAAGTATTGCTTCACAATTTCTAATGCTTTTTCTTTTGTTATCATTATTTTAGATTTATAATTTTATTTAAATTTACTTTTTGTCTTTTTTTAGGAATATCATTCACATTGAAAGGTAAAACTTCTACAATTGGATTGCCAACTTTATCTGTTTTTCTTGCTTTATATAAATGTTCATTAATATAATCTTCGGCATGTATTAATTCTCTCCGGTTTACATATTTTCGATACTCAATAATTTTATCATATACATATTTTTCTCTATCTAGTAAAGGTTTTTTATAAAAAGCTTCTTTTCCTGTTTTCATACAGTCTCTAAAATGCATTAATTCATGTAAAACTTCATATGTTGTGGCATTTTCCCTTATAACAAATTTCATACTTATTCCATCTGTAATAAACATGGCAGCTTGATTGGGTTTCAATGTAACAACATTTCCTGATGGATAAAAATAACCATCTATCTCTACAGCGCCTTTTGCTTTTCCTAACTGAAAATCAACGTTAAAATTTTTAACAAACTTTTCAACAAGAAGAATATCTGCTTCTTCTAAAACCTGCCCTATGTACCGCCCTCTTTTTATCAGGGATACTCCTTCAAAAGATTCATCAATACTTTTTTTTATGGTTGGCCAACCCTTTTTTAAGAAAGTAAGAAGTTCTTGGAATCCCTCAATTAAATTTTTGACAGACTTTACAACAAACTTAGTAAATGTTCTTATTTTGGAGATAGCTCCTTTTACAATACCCCATCCTAATCTAAAAATACCAAGAATTACCTCTTCTATTTTTTGTATAATAATGGGAATATCTAATGCTCCACCACTGGCTATAGTTCCTACAATTATTTCAATAATCAATGAAATGATAAAACCATAAACATAACCAAGAAAATAGGCACAAGGTATAGGATCAAAAGTAAGCTTTATTTCTTTTAATTTTCCATAGATATATTTGACGATATCTGTAAAGTCAATATTTTTAATGGCTTGAATGATCTCATCAAATTGTTCTAAAAGGATAGGGAGATATTTATCAATATTCTGAACAAAGTCTTTACCCAATGTGATTCCGTCATAGATCATTTTTATCATTGAAAATAAAGCTGATACTGCATCTATAAGGCCGTTCCATATACCACATAATAGTGCGTTGTATACTTTTGTTCCATATTTCAGAATTTCTATTTCAGAAATATTTCCGAGATTAGAAGCTACATCATGCATGATATAGTAAGTATCCAAATAAGGTTTATATAAAATTTCCAATAAACCTTTCGGTGGATTATTGTACTTGAAGTCTTTACTAATATTCAGCGATTCTTTTACAAAGCTGTTTTGCTCCGTAAGCATTGTCTTTAAATAGCTGCTTATCTCAGCAAAGTTCACAGCCCCACCACTATCTCTTCCTGAGGAAATAATGGGCTTATATTTATAATTTTTATCAATTTGTCCATTTTCAAGCTCTGGAGCATCGGGCTGCCATCTGTTTTCTTCAAGTCGGGCTTCTTCAATGGTTTCAATAATTTTTTCAAGAACAGAACTTGTTGCCGCTCTCATAGCATCATTGGTAAGAATCCCAAGGCTGGGATGAATCAAAGAAATTCCGCTTGAAAAGAAAGATGCGACTTTGAAGTAAGTTTTAGCAATGTTAATCCGAGTGTCTTCAATATATCCTTTCTGTAAAAGGTTTTTTATCTGATCATCTGTTAATTCAGGAACGACAGCCT containing:
- a CDS encoding SMI1/KNR4 family protein, with amino-acid sequence MNIQYLKKLQLTPKIGIRKIRGVSENLIKKVEQKFNIQFPSAYSEFLFLAGESCGALPIMDTSDLETISSDWHYEIMQEEIKETGLKNKLTRPFWLFAESNGCEQFYFFYLDDGNNPTIYLVDYSMTDDTKREIKSLKVNFSTFIEKKIDTAFKILEEGW
- a CDS encoding transposase, whose protein sequence is MKKSKYSELQVFGILKEQEQGKSVIEICRNHGITQGTFYRWKSKYSGMESSDIEKMRELESENSKLKKLYAERCLEIEALKDVLSKSGKAFWFT
- a CDS encoding PepSY domain-containing protein; this translates as MITKEKALEIVKQYLQDRKRDYVFIVEKDKVRYEEQKRIGYGKYEDSKRNTFVVNYDIEGYPEPIPHFVIVDAEKGEVLFTLTSHGYAEEWEDEEEV
- a CDS encoding zincin-like metallopeptidase toxin domain-containing protein, translating into MKNTDYKDVFDIGDEALSMDNKFSFPAFPTLKTAFTTGENIRGMSNVSPLATVKLFNQSTEDLQTKYYPDGNPPVEGTFTYIPDNRSDLTSVIKTTVKDFYYYGVEDVKNFAFKVIIFSSTEATKLKECFDVSSPKGREILIFVEDNSTDSVSGTYGAIKISEDVLTFLNSKERLSYDVYDNTNIYKEIKAVVPELTDDQIKNLLQKGYIEDTRINIAKTYFKVASFFSSGISLIHPSLGILTNDAMRAATSSVLEKIIETIEEARLEENRWQPDAPELENGQIDKNYKYKPIISSGRDSGGAVNFAEISSYLKTMLTEQNSFVKESLNISKDFKYNNPPKGLLEILYKPYLDTYYIMHDVASNLGNISEIEILKYGTKVYNALLCGIWNGLIDAVSALFSMIKMIYDGITLGKDFVQNIDKYLPILLEQFDEIIQAIKNIDFTDIVKYIYGKLKEIKLTFDPIPCAYFLGYVYGFIISLIIEIIVGTIASGGALDIPIIIQKIEEVILGIFRLGWGIVKGAISKIRTFTKFVVKSVKNLIEGFQELLTFLKKGWPTIKKSIDESFEGVSLIKRGRYIGQVLEEADILLVEKFVKNFNVDFQLGKAKGAVEIDGYFYPSGNVVTLKPNQAAMFITDGISMKFVIRENATTYEVLHELMHFRDCMKTGKEAFYKKPLLDREKYVYDKIIEYRKYVNRRELIHAEDYINEHLYKARKTDKVGNPIVEVLPFNVNDIPKKRQKVNLNKIINLK